In Nostoc edaphicum CCNP1411, the sequence CATGCAATAGCATTAAGCTAGCTTGTGTTAACTTTGCTAAACTCAATGCTTCCTCAAAAACCTGTTGTCCCATTTCTGAGCGATCTAATGCAACTAGAATCTTTTTAAACATCATATAGACCTCCGATTTCATTGGTTATTGGTCTTTACGGTTTCGGGTTTCCAGATGTTGGATTGTCAAAAATGACCAAACCCTCAACTATGTTTAGCAACTTTTGAATTTTAAATTTCTTAAAAGTTTTCGCCCCATATTTATGTTTATAGCAAAACAATTTGAGGAACTTGTGAGGAAAGCAGGGTTTCCCCTTCTACTAATACTGCGTGTAGTCTGCATCCCCAGTATTAACAGTGTGCTCTCTTTTGTCAAGAAAGGCAGAGGGCAAAAGGCAGGAGTTTCAGTTGGAATACTGTTTTCTGCTCTTTGCCCGTGAAAATCATCGAACTTGCGGTTTAAGAGGATGTTTGAAAAGTCCTCTTGTTAGTATCAAAACATTCTAGATCCCCCTAAATCCCCCTTAAAAAGGGGGACTTTGATTCCGGTTCCCCCCTTTTCAAGGGGGTTAGGGGGGATCTATAAGTGCCTAAAGTCACAGCAAAATACTTTTAAAACAACCTCTAAGACAAGAACACCAAATTTTCTTGTTTTGTGGCCCCAATTAAGTACGGTGTTGAATCCCCTTCTAAATTGAACCTTATGCCTCCTGCCTTCTTCAGTAAAATTACTACCCTTATCTGTAGAAAAGACATTTGCCATGTAGTATATCTTTCCAGGGCTTCCCAAAGAACGTAGCTTCTCTAGCTCACTTTGGAGGTCTTGGAGAAAAGCAAGATTATTGTATTTCTTTATGTCCTATAAAATGAAGTGCGGAATGTGGGTAGTAACATTAAAAAAATTATCGGTAAGCGTCACTTAATCTACAGGTTTTGTATATGATCAAACAGAAATGGACAAGCATAAACAAATACACTCAGCTACTTTGGAGTGTTTTGTTAATGTTAGTAATTTGGAATCTACCCCAATACGCTCTGGCAGATGTAAATCCACAGGAGATAGATGCAATTATTCGCACACGGGATATTGCGCTGCAAGCCCTAAACACTCGCGATTTTGCCAAAATCGAGCCTTACTTGCATCCAAACTTCACCATAACAACAGTTGATAACCAGATTTTTCACAAAGTTCCTGAGTTTGAAAAGTACTGGAATCAGCAGTTTTCCAGTTCCATTAAAGATATCAAAATGCAACTAAAGGGAGATAGTCTCAGAACATTTATCACTCCAGAGATAGATGTTGCTTATGGAGAGGCGATCGCATCTTTTTCTTTCAAAGATGGCAAAGCGGCTGATATGGCGTTGCGATGGACAGCAGTGCTGCAAAAACTTCAAGATAAATGGACGATTCAATCGCTGCATTTTTCCTCTAATCTGCTGAATAACCCGGTATTGAATTCTGCTCAACAATTGGGGCAGATTCTAGCAGTTGCAGCAGGGGTGGGCGGTTTTATTTTGGGAGTGGTGACGATGCTAATATTACGTCGCAGGAATAAGCAAGAAACCGAAACCGAAAAGATATAGCAAATAAAGTGGGAAAAAACACTGATCAGCCCAGTAAAAACATTAGCTTTCATCGCCGTCTCAAAGCAACCATAATAGTTTTATTGGTCTGGGGTGGCGTGAGTTTGCTGCACTGGCTACCAGAAACACAATGGTTGACGCTGGGATTAACGGCAATCTTAACTGTGCAAACGTTACGAATGCTGCTATCAAAACCAGCGGCGGCGGTGATGGAGAGTGAGATTTATTTACCGCCAGTCTCGATTTTAGTTCCGGCTAAAAATGAAAGTCTAGTCTTGGCTGATCTAGTTTACAGCTTATGTCAATTGAATTATCCAAGCGATCGCTTAGATATCTGGGTCGTTGATGACGGCAGTACCGATGAAACCCCCCAAGTTTTGAGGGAATTACAAACTCAATTTCCAGCTTTACAAGTTCATCGACGGGAATCAAAAGGTGGTAAATCAGGGGCATTGAATGCGGTTTTTCCCTTTACAAGAGGGGAAATTATCCTAGTTTGTGATGCGGATGCTCAGTTACCTACTAATTTTCTCCGGCAAACAGTACCTCTGTTTCAGAAGCAAACTATCGGTGCGGTGCAAGTGCGAAAAGCGATTTCTAATGCTAATACCAACTTCTTAACGCGTTGTCAGCAGATGGAAATGAATTGTGATAGCTTTCTGCAAACCCATCGCATTGCTATTGGTGGAATGTCTGAACTGCGCGGTAATGGAATGTTAGTTCGTCGGGAATTGTTAGAAAAGTGTCAAGGTTGGAATGAGAACACTGTCACCGATGATTTGGATCTTTGCTTCAAACTCTATTTAACAGGTGCGGAAATTGAGTTTGTTACAGTTCCATCAATTCAGGAGGAAGGTGTAACTACTTGGGAAAAACTTTGGAATCAACGCTGTCGTTGGGCTGAAGGTGGCTATCAGCGTTACTTAGATTATTTTCCGCAAATTCTGACTTTAGGTTGGGCAAAAGAAATTGATTTGTTATTGTTTTTTCTATTGCAATTTATTCTGCCAATTGGACTAATTCCCGATTTACTTTGGACTATATTTTATAACCATCGTCCAGTTCTGTTTCCCCTCCAGACACTACTCAGCATCATTTTAACGGTTGCCTTTATTGCTGGACTTTACCAATTTCAAAGTTTACGAGGATGGTCTTTGCTTTGGGCAACAGTTCAAGGGTCATTGTACATGGTGCATTGGATTCCTGTGATGATTGTGGCAACTTTAAAGATGTGTGTGCAAAAGGAGCGATCGCACTGGGTGAAAACTGAGCATCGTGGTAGAAATTATTACAGTGATTCTGGCAACTATTGACACTCCACCGCCCTTTTAGGGTGAGGATTCTTGGTTCAACGGGTCGCGGCAGGAAGAAAAGGGCAGTTTTCCCTCTGCCCCCTACCTTCTACTTATTGCCGCACAATAAGCCAAACCGAACTAACCCGCGCTCATAACCGCGACGCATCAACCCCAGCGATAACGCCCCTTGAATAGTAGTCCAACCGGCATTTAGTAAGCCCCAAAGCGCTTGGGGAGTGAATGCCGAATCAATGACTACATTCCAAAAGGGGGCGACAGCCTGCGACCAATCGGCGGTGCGAATATTGTTTAATGGAAGTTGAAGTGCGATCGCTTCGTACTCTGGTAAAGAAATCACATAAGGCAAACAATACACCCGATAAATATCCTGCAAATGCTTTTCCTCATCTGCCGTCAGTGGTAACTTATCAGTCGCTCGATGACACCAAGTCACCATAATTAACTTGCCACCAGGTTTCAACACCCGATAGCACTCCTGGAGAAACTTAGTTTTATCTGGCATGTGTTCACCGCTTTCCAGTGACCAAACCAAGTCAAAAGAATCGTCAGCAAAAGGCATTGCTTGAGCATTGGCTACCTGAAACTGAGTTCTTAGACTCAAATTTGCTTCCATTGCACGTTCCGTTGCTCTCGCAGCTTGCACAGGACTCAAAGTAATCCCTGTAGCCTTAGCATTAAACTTTTCTGCCAGATATAAAGAACTGCCGCCAATGCCACAACCCACATCCAGGATGTTTTCTGCTGCTTGTACCCCTGCCCAATTGAGCAATTCTTCGATTAAATCAATTTGAGCTTGACGACGGTCTTTTTTCTGGCTGCCATCAGCACCGTAGTAGCCGTGATGCATGTGTTCGCCCCAAATCTGTTCCCACAGACCAGAGGAAGCATCGTAGAACTGCTGAATTTGCTGGTAAAGTGTTGCACTCATGAAAAAAGTAGTATTGAGATGAAGTAGAATTCAAAAAAAACATACAGGTAGGCTACCATGTATGTTTTTAATTAAATAAGGTGTTTTTGTTTCCAGAGAGGGTGAACCCCGGTTTATCTTCCCTGGAAAAAATTTTATAAATTTTACCTTAATATGACTGTTGCTCGCACAATTTGTTTGGGGTTTCTGGCTGTCATCGCTGTTGGTACTATCCTGTTGATGATGCCTTTCTCGACTAGCAATGGTACATGGGATAACCTGATTGTGGCACTATTCACCTCGACATCCGCAGTTTGTGTCACAGGTCTATCAGTAGTTGATCCTGGTACTCATTTTTCTTTTTGGGGTCAGTTATTTATTGCGCTATTAGCTCAGATTGGCGGGTTGGGCTACATGACAACTACCACATTTCTGATTTTGCTGATTGGTCGTAAGTTTGATATGCGGCAAAAAATTGCTATTCAACAAGCTTTAGATCGACCGGGAATGAGTGGTAGCTCTCAAGTTATCCGTTCAATTATTGCCACAACTTTAATTTTTGAAATTACAGGAGTATTCTTACTTCTACCAGCTTTTGTTCCAAAATATGGCTGGAGTCAAGGAATTTGGTTAGCCATTTTTCATAGCATTAATGCTTGGAATAATGCTGGTTTTAGTTTGTTTAAAGATAACTTAATTGGCTATCAATCATCCTTCTTAGTAGTCTTCACCGTCACCATGTTGATTATCTTTGGGGGGATTGGCTATCAGGTAATTATGGAAATGTATCTTTGGTTGCGCGATCGCGTCCTCAGAAAAACTCATAATCAGACATTTTCCTTAGATTTCAAAGTTGCAACTAGCACCACTATTATATTATTAGTAATAGGGTTAGTTGCCTTTTTCTGTATAGAGATTAGAAACCCTGAAACATTTGGCTCTCTAAACTTTCGTGACCAAATATTAGTAGCTTGGTTTCAATCAGTTACTCCCAGAACTGCCGGTTTTAACACCATCGATATTAGCAAAATGACTACCGCTGGACTATTCATTACGATTGCGCTGATGTTTATTGGTGCAAGTCCAGGTGGTACAGGAGGAGGAATGAAAACAACAACTCTGAGAGTCTTAACCAGTTGCACTAAAGCAATTCTCCAGGGGAAAGAAGACGTTTTGTTATACGATCGCAAAATAGCAATAAATTTAATTTTGAAAGCTGTGGGTGTGTTGGTGGGTTCAGTGGCAACCGTGATTTTAGCCACCATTTTAATTAGCCTTACAGATCCAAGATTAGATTTTATTCAAATTTTGTTTGAAGTGGTATCAGCCTTCGCTACCGTGGGTCTTTCTACAGGCATTACAGCAAGTATCTCCACAGCCGCAAAGCTCATCTTAATTCTCACTATGTACGTTGGAAGAGTAGGTGTTTTACTACTAATGTCCGCTGTACTAGGAGATCCTCGCCCTACCAGAATTCACTATCCTGAAGAAAATTTACTCGTGGGATAGTTAGGGAGAGGGAGTAGGGAATGGAAGAGAATAATTCTTGACTAATGACTTAATGATTAATGACTAATC encodes:
- a CDS encoding YybH family protein; this encodes MIKQKWTSINKYTQLLWSVLLMLVIWNLPQYALADVNPQEIDAIIRTRDIALQALNTRDFAKIEPYLHPNFTITTVDNQIFHKVPEFEKYWNQQFSSSIKDIKMQLKGDSLRTFITPEIDVAYGEAIASFSFKDGKAADMALRWTAVLQKLQDKWTIQSLHFSSNLLNNPVLNSAQQLGQILAVAAGVGGFILGVVTMLILRRRNKQETETEKI
- a CDS encoding glycosyltransferase, which codes for MGKNTDQPSKNISFHRRLKATIIVLLVWGGVSLLHWLPETQWLTLGLTAILTVQTLRMLLSKPAAAVMESEIYLPPVSILVPAKNESLVLADLVYSLCQLNYPSDRLDIWVVDDGSTDETPQVLRELQTQFPALQVHRRESKGGKSGALNAVFPFTRGEIILVCDADAQLPTNFLRQTVPLFQKQTIGAVQVRKAISNANTNFLTRCQQMEMNCDSFLQTHRIAIGGMSELRGNGMLVRRELLEKCQGWNENTVTDDLDLCFKLYLTGAEIEFVTVPSIQEEGVTTWEKLWNQRCRWAEGGYQRYLDYFPQILTLGWAKEIDLLLFFLLQFILPIGLIPDLLWTIFYNHRPVLFPLQTLLSIILTVAFIAGLYQFQSLRGWSLLWATVQGSLYMVHWIPVMIVATLKMCVQKERSHWVKTEHRGRNYYSDSGNY
- a CDS encoding methyltransferase domain-containing protein translates to MSATLYQQIQQFYDASSGLWEQIWGEHMHHGYYGADGSQKKDRRQAQIDLIEELLNWAGVQAAENILDVGCGIGGSSLYLAEKFNAKATGITLSPVQAARATERAMEANLSLRTQFQVANAQAMPFADDSFDLVWSLESGEHMPDKTKFLQECYRVLKPGGKLIMVTWCHRATDKLPLTADEEKHLQDIYRVYCLPYVISLPEYEAIALQLPLNNIRTADWSQAVAPFWNVVIDSAFTPQALWGLLNAGWTTIQGALSLGLMRRGYERGLVRFGLLCGNK
- a CDS encoding TrkH family potassium uptake protein, giving the protein MTVARTICLGFLAVIAVGTILLMMPFSTSNGTWDNLIVALFTSTSAVCVTGLSVVDPGTHFSFWGQLFIALLAQIGGLGYMTTTTFLILLIGRKFDMRQKIAIQQALDRPGMSGSSQVIRSIIATTLIFEITGVFLLLPAFVPKYGWSQGIWLAIFHSINAWNNAGFSLFKDNLIGYQSSFLVVFTVTMLIIFGGIGYQVIMEMYLWLRDRVLRKTHNQTFSLDFKVATSTTIILLVIGLVAFFCIEIRNPETFGSLNFRDQILVAWFQSVTPRTAGFNTIDISKMTTAGLFITIALMFIGASPGGTGGGMKTTTLRVLTSCTKAILQGKEDVLLYDRKIAINLILKAVGVLVGSVATVILATILISLTDPRLDFIQILFEVVSAFATVGLSTGITASISTAAKLILILTMYVGRVGVLLLMSAVLGDPRPTRIHYPEENLLVG